One Gemmatimonadota bacterium DNA window includes the following coding sequences:
- a CDS encoding TonB-dependent receptor, whose translation MAADARPGAGGLRAARAESPLLVVQPERDSPLQSVASAPLLRVTRVAVAGLTRWLLLATAIAVASPTVVVAQPEANLSVRVTGAGRALPGARVTLDSVARLADRAGLVRFTARPGAHRLVVAAVGWIPDTVALVLAEADTSISIELSEAPAELETLIVTTARTNRRIDDEAIRVEVLDTEEIDEKQLMTPGDIAMMLNETGGVRAQTTNPSLGGAGIRIRGLRGRYTQVLADGLPLFGERIGAFGPLQIPPIDLRQVEIIKGVASALFGGSALGGVVNLISRPPSGGGTTLLNATSLGGADLVSYLGRELSPNWGVTALVGGHTQPKADRDRDGWADVAGYRRAVVRPRLFWHDSTGQSFLATVGATVESRSGGTLPGRLAPDGLPFEERVGTTRVDGGLVGRWRVGEGRWLQLRSSGTSLRHEHQFGPVDEPDRHVTWFAEAAVTETRGQTELLLGAAISADRYRSERLPAFDFAFTVPGIFVQADHAGRRGAVAASVRLDHHSRYGTQLSPRVSGLVKTGSGWSLRGSLGAGFFGPTPLVEETERTGLARLLPLGTLRAERAVSASIDVRGMLGPLEANLSAFTARIAHAAEVRDAATALPRVELVNAVGATRSSGADLSLVFRRSPFAVIGSYAFVATSEPEPGGTSRRPTPLTPRHTAGLVAVAEDERGRIGLELYYTGQQSLQANPYRSSSEPYLVLGLLAERRFGRVSLFVNFENLTDVRQTKTDPLIRPFRAPDGNWTVDAWGPLDGRVVNGGVRWTW comes from the coding sequence ATGGCGGCTGATGCGCGTCCTGGTGCCGGCGGCCTTAGGGCTGCTCGGGCTGAGTCTCCACTTCTGGTGGTGCAGCCGGAACGGGATTCACCCCTTCAGAGCGTTGCCTCGGCGCCGCTACTACGAGTTACGCGGGTGGCAGTGGCCGGACTGACCCGCTGGTTGCTGCTCGCCACGGCCATCGCCGTCGCTTCGCCGACGGTGGTCGTCGCCCAGCCTGAAGCCAACCTGAGTGTCCGGGTCACCGGAGCCGGCCGGGCGCTGCCGGGGGCTCGGGTCACCTTGGACTCAGTGGCACGTCTGGCCGATCGAGCCGGCCTGGTCCGGTTCACGGCAAGGCCCGGCGCTCATCGACTCGTCGTCGCCGCGGTCGGCTGGATCCCGGACACGGTTGCCCTGGTGCTGGCCGAGGCCGATACCTCGATCAGCATCGAATTGAGTGAGGCGCCGGCCGAACTCGAAACCTTGATCGTCACCACGGCGCGAACCAACCGGCGGATCGACGACGAAGCCATTCGGGTCGAGGTCCTCGATACTGAGGAAATCGACGAGAAGCAGCTGATGACCCCCGGCGACATCGCCATGATGTTGAATGAAACCGGGGGAGTCCGGGCCCAAACCACGAACCCGTCGTTAGGCGGCGCCGGGATTCGGATCCGGGGCCTCCGCGGCCGCTACACCCAGGTTCTGGCCGACGGACTCCCGCTCTTCGGCGAACGGATCGGGGCGTTCGGGCCGCTCCAGATTCCGCCGATCGACCTTCGCCAAGTCGAGATCATCAAGGGCGTGGCGTCGGCCCTCTTCGGTGGGTCGGCACTCGGCGGGGTCGTCAACCTCATTTCCCGGCCGCCCTCGGGCGGGGGCACCACGCTCCTCAATGCCACGAGTTTGGGCGGGGCCGATCTGGTCTCGTACTTGGGCCGGGAACTGTCCCCCAACTGGGGCGTCACCGCGCTGGTCGGCGGGCATACCCAGCCCAAAGCGGATCGCGATCGCGACGGCTGGGCCGATGTGGCCGGGTACCGGCGCGCCGTCGTCCGGCCTCGCCTGTTCTGGCATGACTCGACCGGCCAGTCCTTTCTGGCCACGGTGGGTGCCACGGTCGAGTCGCGCTCCGGCGGCACCTTACCGGGCCGGCTCGCCCCCGACGGGCTCCCGTTCGAGGAGCGGGTGGGAACGACCCGGGTCGACGGCGGGCTGGTTGGGCGGTGGCGTGTGGGCGAGGGGCGGTGGCTTCAACTCCGATCCTCCGGCACGTCGCTCCGCCACGAGCACCAATTCGGACCGGTCGACGAGCCCGATCGGCACGTGACCTGGTTCGCCGAGGCCGCCGTCACTGAAACCCGCGGGCAAACCGAGTTGCTCCTCGGCGCGGCGATTTCAGCCGATCGCTATCGGTCCGAGCGGCTCCCGGCGTTCGACTTTGCGTTCACCGTACCGGGCATCTTCGTACAAGCCGACCATGCCGGCCGCCGGGGGGCGGTGGCAGCCAGCGTCCGACTCGACCATCACAGCCGGTATGGCACCCAATTGAGCCCCCGAGTCTCCGGCCTGGTCAAGACCGGTTCCGGGTGGTCGCTCCGGGGGTCGCTCGGCGCCGGGTTCTTCGGTCCGACACCTCTGGTCGAAGAAACCGAGCGAACCGGCCTGGCTCGTCTGCTGCCGTTAGGCACTCTTCGAGCTGAGCGGGCGGTGAGCGCGTCGATCGACGTTCGGGGCATGCTCGGACCCCTCGAAGCGAACCTGAGTGCGTTCACCGCCAGGATTGCTCATGCGGCGGAAGTCCGGGACGCCGCGACCGCGCTGCCACGGGTCGAACTGGTCAACGCCGTCGGGGCGACTCGATCATCCGGGGCCGATCTGTCTCTCGTTTTTCGGCGGTCGCCGTTTGCCGTGATCGGATCCTACGCCTTCGTCGCGACCAGCGAGCCGGAGCCGGGCGGAACCTCGCGGCGACCGACGCCCCTCACACCCCGGCATACCGCCGGCCTGGTGGCCGTCGCCGAAGACGAACGGGGGCGCATTGGGTTGGAGTTGTACTACACCGGCCAGCAGTCGCTGCAGGCAAATCCCTATCGGTCGTCGTCCGAACCCTACCTCGTGCTCGGCTTGCTCGCTGAACGCCGCTTCGGTCGGGTGAGCCTGTTCGTCAACTTCGAAAACCTGACCGACGTGCGCCAGACCAAGACCGACCCGCTGATCCGGCCGTTCCGGGCGCCGGATGGAAACTGGACCGTCGATGCCTGGGGCCCGCTCGACGGACGGGTTGTCAACGGGGGTGTTCGATGGACGTGGTAG
- a CDS encoding ABC transporter permease: MMFLWLALAVSADLPGVAIEQRLADRFKVGVGDTIALTPAADQPARRFIVEAIYLPRPDPATALRGEYQLRFHLHDLAAMLGYPDRVDRIGVAVTPNVSPDSAAGRLDQLAFGYRAYPSAAIAAESSQTFAVVSRFHRAIGLIAIVASAVFLLCIMLLKVEERRLDAAVMRMIGISRTTIFTAFVLEATLIAAVGSVVGIGLAAAAGAITNWVYQRRFETSLVFAYLTPDIVALGVGLSLVLGIGAGALAAARLVRARPLALWRRAA; the protein is encoded by the coding sequence ATGATGTTTCTCTGGTTGGCGCTCGCGGTCTCGGCCGATTTGCCCGGGGTGGCCATCGAACAGCGCCTGGCCGATCGGTTCAAGGTCGGCGTCGGCGATACCATTGCTCTGACCCCGGCGGCCGACCAGCCGGCTCGTCGGTTCATCGTCGAAGCCATTTACCTGCCCAGGCCCGACCCCGCCACCGCCCTCCGGGGGGAATATCAGCTTCGCTTTCACCTCCATGATTTGGCGGCCATGCTGGGCTATCCCGACCGAGTCGATCGGATCGGTGTCGCGGTCACGCCCAATGTTTCGCCCGACAGCGCCGCTGGCCGGCTCGACCAATTGGCGTTCGGATACCGAGCCTACCCGTCCGCCGCCATTGCCGCCGAATCTTCCCAGACCTTCGCGGTGGTAAGCCGGTTTCATCGGGCCATCGGCCTGATCGCGATCGTGGCGAGTGCGGTGTTCCTGCTCTGCATCATGCTCCTCAAGGTCGAGGAACGCCGCCTCGATGCCGCGGTCATGCGGATGATCGGGATCAGCCGGACCACGATCTTCACCGCCTTCGTGCTCGAAGCCACTCTGATTGCGGCGGTCGGGTCGGTGGTTGGAATCGGACTGGCCGCCGCCGCCGGGGCGATCACCAATTGGGTCTATCAGCGCCGGTTCGAGACGTCGCTGGTCTTTGCCTACCTGACCCCCGACATCGTGGCGCTCGGCGTCGGTCTGTCCCTCGTGTTGGGGATCGGCGCGGGCGCCCTCGCGGCGGCCAGGCTGGTTCGGGCTCGGCCGTTGGCGCTCTGGCGGCGGGCCGCGTGA
- a CDS encoding TonB-dependent receptor gives MSHSIRVIAAVAALVVPSCLIAQQPRDSVRLRELVVTASREVIAARVRALAADVLPAEERARRQITRLSDALRLLPGLGVVGTGGLGGTTSLFTRGVNSNQTLILIDGIRVNDANANPGALLGGFEFGGSDRLEIARGPQSTSFGGAAIGGVVAISSALGDAGTSVTARTEAGAFGTYRGRATVAAGSGRFRLVSSFSGADVQNERPDNAYDQRTQALRIEYRASPTLAIGATVRGLQQSVVSPGDIRTSNATPSATTTFDHSLATAYLNAQPSSRWSTRLTLGGQGYFLRGRSRYNGGDEFVSRLKTTRWVADWQHRVAVSGTVAAIAGINAEWSDVTDNDGRRDERLRAGYAELTATPNRNLVVSVGARHDDYTTFSARTTGRITAAYFLPAADLKFRATIGTGFMPPSLAARFGSPFQKANPGLRPERSRGIDAGIDRFFDGGRAVASVTVFENRLTDLIGFESADYPELGRNINIARARTRGVEASARAERGAFDGRLSYTFTDAIDLDAPSAEEERLIRRPRHAVAADLGFRHQALTAGLGMFGALGREDSDFNVFPFRRVNPGDYLDARVYGGWRFGSGLVVEARLENVFGSRYEEAYGFPALGRRVTIGFGINH, from the coding sequence ATGTCTCACTCCATCCGTGTCATCGCGGCAGTCGCCGCGCTCGTCGTTCCATCATGTCTCATCGCGCAGCAGCCTCGGGATTCGGTCCGGCTTCGGGAGCTGGTCGTCACCGCCAGTCGCGAGGTGATTGCCGCCCGGGTCCGCGCTCTCGCGGCGGACGTGTTGCCCGCCGAGGAGCGGGCTCGCCGGCAGATCACCCGATTGTCCGATGCCTTGCGCCTGCTGCCCGGCCTTGGCGTCGTCGGTACTGGTGGCCTCGGGGGCACTACCTCGCTCTTCACCCGGGGTGTCAACTCGAACCAGACCCTGATCCTGATCGACGGAATCCGGGTCAATGACGCCAACGCCAACCCGGGAGCACTGCTCGGCGGGTTTGAATTCGGCGGGTCGGACCGGCTGGAAATTGCCCGAGGCCCCCAGAGCACCTCGTTCGGCGGGGCGGCCATCGGCGGGGTGGTGGCGATCTCAAGTGCGCTTGGAGACGCGGGGACCAGCGTGACGGCGCGAACCGAGGCCGGCGCATTCGGGACCTACCGGGGCCGAGCGACGGTGGCAGCCGGCAGCGGGCGGTTTCGGTTGGTGAGTTCGTTCTCGGGCGCCGACGTCCAGAACGAACGACCCGACAACGCCTACGACCAACGGACCCAAGCCCTCCGGATCGAGTACCGCGCCAGCCCCACGCTCGCGATCGGCGCCACGGTTCGGGGACTGCAGCAATCGGTCGTGAGCCCGGGTGACATCCGGACCAGCAACGCCACACCGTCCGCCACCACGACGTTCGACCATTCGCTTGCCACCGCGTATCTCAATGCCCAGCCCAGCTCCCGGTGGTCCACTCGGCTGACGTTAGGCGGCCAAGGATACTTCCTGCGCGGCAGGAGCCGATACAACGGGGGTGACGAGTTCGTGTCGCGCCTGAAAACCACCCGGTGGGTGGCCGACTGGCAGCATCGGGTGGCGGTCAGCGGAACCGTGGCCGCGATCGCGGGGATCAACGCGGAGTGGAGCGACGTGACCGACAACGACGGCCGGCGCGACGAGCGGCTCCGGGCCGGCTACGCCGAACTCACCGCGACCCCGAATCGGAACCTGGTAGTCTCGGTGGGCGCCCGGCATGACGACTACACCACCTTTTCGGCCCGGACCACGGGCCGAATCACGGCCGCCTACTTCCTCCCGGCGGCTGATCTCAAGTTTCGGGCAACCATCGGCACCGGGTTCATGCCCCCGAGTCTCGCCGCTCGGTTCGGAAGCCCGTTCCAGAAGGCCAATCCCGGTCTCCGCCCGGAACGCTCCCGCGGGATCGACGCCGGCATCGATCGGTTCTTCGATGGCGGCCGGGCCGTCGCGAGTGTCACCGTGTTCGAGAACCGGCTCACCGATTTGATCGGCTTCGAGTCGGCGGACTATCCGGAACTCGGGCGGAACATCAACATTGCCCGGGCCCGGACCCGGGGTGTCGAGGCCTCGGCGCGGGCGGAGCGCGGCGCATTCGACGGCCGGCTGAGCTACACTTTTACCGACGCGATCGACCTTGACGCGCCGAGCGCCGAGGAGGAACGCCTGATTCGCCGACCGCGGCATGCGGTGGCCGCCGACCTCGGATTCCGGCACCAGGCGTTGACGGCCGGCCTTGGGATGTTCGGCGCCCTGGGCCGCGAGGACAGCGATTTCAACGTCTTCCCGTTCCGCCGGGTCAACCCGGGCGACTACCTCGATGCCCGGGTCTACGGCGGATGGCGGTTCGGATCGGGGCTGGTGGTGGAGGCCCGGCTCGAGAACGTATTCGGATCGCGGTATGAAGAGGCGTACGGCTTTCCGGCACTCGGCCGGCGAGTCACCATCGGGTTTGGGATTAACCATTAG
- a CDS encoding DUF1289 domain-containing protein: MNPPIMSPCRRICRIGDDDRCDGCGRTLGEVGAWLGLSDRARRIVMDRVADWAPRGDQPATTSIEHPR, from the coding sequence ATGAACCCGCCGATCATGTCGCCCTGCCGCCGGATTTGCCGGATCGGCGACGACGACCGCTGCGACGGCTGCGGCCGGACCCTCGGCGAGGTGGGCGCTTGGCTCGGACTGTCCGACCGGGCGCGTCGGATCGTGATGGACCGGGTGGCTGACTGGGCGCCTCGAGGCGATCAGCCCGCTACCACGTCCATCGAACACCCCCGTTGA
- a CDS encoding metal-dependent transcriptional regulator, which produces MTVHSSGEPLTPSSEDYLKAIYRLSSGEDPVSTTGLALRLALTPASVSGMVKRLSEQGLVEHSPYRGVRLTPEGRRIALRMLRRHRLIESYLVAFLSYTWDTVHDEAERLEHAVSDGLVERMAVALGNPRFDPHGDPIPDVDGQIVDFIHIPLSDVRTGETVTIRRADTGDAGRLRYLASAGLVPGTPVKVVDAQPFQGPMKLDLAGAERIVGHELAALLLCSRDGG; this is translated from the coding sequence ATGACCGTCCACAGCAGCGGTGAGCCGCTCACCCCGTCGAGCGAAGACTACCTCAAGGCCATTTACCGGCTGTCCTCGGGCGAAGATCCCGTGTCGACCACCGGCTTGGCGCTTCGCCTGGCCCTGACGCCGGCGTCGGTCAGCGGCATGGTCAAACGGCTGTCCGAACAGGGCCTGGTGGAACACTCCCCATATCGCGGTGTGCGCCTCACGCCCGAGGGGCGCCGGATTGCCCTTCGGATGCTCCGCCGCCATCGCCTCATCGAGAGTTATCTGGTGGCGTTTCTCAGCTACACCTGGGACACCGTGCACGACGAGGCCGAACGGCTCGAACATGCGGTGTCGGACGGGTTGGTGGAGCGGATGGCGGTGGCGCTCGGGAACCCCCGGTTCGATCCCCACGGCGACCCGATCCCCGACGTCGACGGACAGATCGTCGACTTCATCCACATTCCGCTGAGCGATGTTCGGACTGGGGAGACCGTCACCATCCGGCGGGCCGATACCGGCGACGCCGGCCGGCTCCGGTATCTCGCCTCGGCCGGCCTGGTACCAGGGACACCCGTCAAGGTGGTCGATGCCCAGCCGTTTCAAGGCCCGATGAAGCTCGACCTGGCCGGGGCCGAACGAATTGTGGGCCACGAGCTGGCCGCGTTGCTCCTCTGCTCCCGGGATGGCGGCTGA
- the feoB gene encoding ferrous iron transport protein B: MTLVQLAGPSSRQDYIVALAGNPNTGKSTVFNALTGLRQHTGNWPGKTVARAEGTFLNQGKRARLIDLPGTYSLQAGSADEEVARDFLLFGRPDVTVVVLDATRLERNLNLALQVLEITDRVVVCLNLMDEARRHGIGIDAAKLETALGVPVIAASARRGEGMPELLAAIHAVATGARRTTPYRIEEHPAAVESGIRALVPLIEAAFPGLPNVRWVALRLLNADDRVRLAVETGEIGSLASGEWRPMPDAVPTEQSVITPAQRTLLDAVTDQRWRLPPDFHDTLTASMYDTANRIAESVSLVGVRRVKFDFDRGLDRLLTSRWFGFPLMLALLMAVFWLTITGANVPSALLADFLIDTAHPWLKTGAAAIGFPWWLSGFLIDGVYLATAWVVSVMLPPMAIFFPLFTLLEDFGYLPRVAFNLDRFFQRAGAHGKQALTMCMGFGCNAAGVVATRIIDSPRERLVAILTNNFSLCNGRWPTQILIASIFLGSLAPARMAGLVSAAAVVGIAVLGIVTMFSASWLLTRTMLKGEATTFSLELPPYRPPKILETLYTSLIDRTLIVLWRAIVFAAPAGAVIWLVANVTIGTASIADHLVGWLNPVGVMLGLNGVILLAYIVAIPANEIVIPSVLMLTVHTARIAGMGAGDGVMFEMETAQVGDLLRSAGWTTLTGLCLMLFSLLHNPCSTTIYTIYRETKSWKWTTVSVVLPVGLGVVVCFLVAQVWRLLG; the protein is encoded by the coding sequence ATGACGCTGGTCCAGCTTGCCGGTCCGTCCAGTCGCCAAGACTATATCGTCGCCCTCGCGGGCAATCCGAACACCGGGAAGAGCACGGTGTTCAATGCCCTGACCGGGCTTCGCCAGCACACCGGGAACTGGCCGGGCAAAACCGTGGCCCGCGCCGAAGGGACCTTTCTCAATCAGGGCAAACGGGCCCGGTTGATCGATCTCCCTGGGACCTACTCCCTCCAAGCCGGAAGCGCCGACGAAGAAGTCGCCCGGGACTTCCTTTTGTTCGGGCGCCCCGATGTGACCGTCGTGGTGCTCGACGCCACCCGCCTGGAGCGGAATCTCAACCTCGCGCTCCAAGTGCTCGAGATCACCGATCGGGTTGTGGTCTGCCTCAACTTGATGGACGAAGCTCGGCGCCACGGCATCGGCATCGATGCCGCTAAACTCGAAACCGCGCTCGGTGTCCCGGTCATTGCCGCATCGGCCCGCCGCGGCGAAGGGATGCCGGAGTTGTTGGCCGCGATCCACGCGGTGGCCACGGGCGCCCGCCGGACCACCCCGTACCGGATCGAGGAGCATCCGGCCGCGGTCGAGTCGGGGATCCGGGCGTTGGTGCCGCTCATCGAAGCGGCCTTCCCTGGGCTTCCCAACGTCCGTTGGGTGGCCCTTCGGCTGCTCAATGCCGATGACCGGGTCCGTCTTGCCGTCGAAACCGGCGAAATCGGGAGCCTGGCCAGCGGGGAATGGCGCCCGATGCCGGATGCCGTGCCAACCGAGCAGTCCGTGATCACCCCGGCGCAGCGGACCCTGCTCGATGCCGTCACCGACCAACGGTGGCGCCTGCCCCCGGACTTTCACGACACCCTGACCGCGAGCATGTACGACACGGCGAACCGGATCGCCGAGAGCGTCAGTCTGGTCGGGGTTCGCCGGGTCAAATTCGATTTCGACCGGGGGCTCGACCGGCTGCTGACCAGCCGGTGGTTTGGCTTCCCGCTCATGCTCGCGCTGTTGATGGCGGTGTTTTGGCTCACGATCACCGGCGCCAACGTGCCCTCGGCGCTGTTGGCGGATTTCCTGATCGATACCGCGCATCCCTGGCTCAAGACCGGGGCGGCGGCAATCGGGTTCCCGTGGTGGCTGTCCGGCTTCTTGATTGATGGCGTTTATCTCGCCACGGCGTGGGTCGTGAGCGTCATGCTTCCGCCCATGGCCATCTTCTTCCCGCTCTTTACGCTTCTTGAAGACTTCGGGTACCTGCCGCGAGTAGCCTTCAATCTCGACCGGTTCTTCCAGCGGGCCGGGGCCCACGGGAAGCAAGCACTCACGATGTGCATGGGCTTTGGGTGCAACGCCGCCGGGGTGGTGGCCACCCGGATCATCGACAGCCCGCGCGAACGGCTGGTGGCGATCCTCACCAACAACTTCTCGCTCTGCAACGGGCGCTGGCCGACCCAGATTCTGATTGCGTCGATTTTCTTGGGCAGCCTGGCCCCCGCTCGGATGGCCGGACTGGTCTCCGCGGCGGCCGTCGTCGGGATCGCGGTGCTTGGCATCGTCACGATGTTTTCCGCGTCGTGGCTCCTGACCCGCACCATGCTCAAGGGTGAGGCCACCACCTTCAGTCTCGAGTTACCACCCTACCGGCCGCCGAAAATCCTCGAGACCCTCTACACCTCGCTCATCGACCGGACCCTGATTGTCCTCTGGCGGGCCATCGTCTTTGCCGCCCCGGCCGGCGCCGTCATCTGGCTGGTGGCCAACGTCACCATCGGCACCGCCAGCATCGCCGACCACCTCGTCGGGTGGCTCAATCCTGTCGGTGTCATGCTGGGCTTGAACGGCGTCATTCTGCTGGCCTACATCGTGGCGATCCCCGCCAACGAGATCGTCATTCCGAGCGTCCTGATGCTCACCGTCCACACCGCCCGGATCGCGGGAATGGGGGCCGGCGACGGCGTCATGTTTGAAATGGAAACCGCCCAAGTCGGCGATCTGCTTCGCTCGGCGGGGTGGACCACGCTGACCGGCCTTTGTTTGATGCTGTTTTCGCTGCTCCACAATCCCTGCTCGACGACCATCTACACGATCTACCGGGAAACCAAGAGCTGGAAGTGGACCACTGTCTCGGTGGTGCTGCCGGTCGGGCTCGGCGTGGTGGTCTGTTTTCTGGTGGCCCAAGTCTGGCGACTCCTCGGATGA
- a CDS encoding adenine nucleotide alpha hydrolase, with the protein MAIALAWSTGKDAAWSLHLLRQQRREVAALITTVTRDFDRVAIHGVRRSVLRHQAALVGLPLFEVELPYPCTNEFYEFAFAGTLRQVAEQTGITGVAFGDLFLADVRAYRERLLEPLGLVPEFPLWGSRTDLLIRNMLRAGVVAQVASLDPTKVPPRFAGWAIDRTFLEALPPGVDPCGERGEFHTVVSDGPMFQSPLRLIPGEIVERDGIVYADFTLNAPVAE; encoded by the coding sequence ATGGCGATTGCGTTGGCCTGGAGCACCGGCAAGGACGCGGCGTGGTCGCTGCACCTGCTTCGCCAGCAGCGCCGCGAAGTGGCGGCGCTGATCACGACGGTGACCCGGGATTTTGACCGGGTGGCGATTCACGGGGTGCGCCGGAGCGTGCTTCGCCACCAGGCCGCGCTGGTCGGTTTGCCGCTGTTCGAGGTTGAGTTGCCGTATCCCTGCACCAACGAGTTCTACGAGTTTGCGTTTGCCGGCACGCTCCGGCAGGTCGCGGAGCAGACCGGGATCACCGGGGTGGCGTTTGGTGACCTCTTCCTGGCGGATGTCCGGGCGTACCGGGAGCGGCTGCTCGAGCCGTTGGGATTGGTGCCGGAGTTTCCGCTCTGGGGCAGCCGAACCGACTTACTGATCCGAAACATGCTCCGGGCCGGGGTGGTAGCCCAAGTAGCGAGCCTCGATCCAACGAAGGTGCCGCCGCGATTTGCCGGTTGGGCCATCGATCGAACGTTCCTCGAGGCCTTACCACCGGGCGTTGATCCCTGCGGAGAACGGGGCGAGTTTCACACCGTGGTTTCGGATGGGCCGATGTTCCAGTCGCCGCTCCGGCTGATTCCCGGAGAAATCGTCGAGCGCGATGGCATTGTGTACGCCGACTTCACGCTCAACGCCCCGGTGGCCGAATGA
- a CDS encoding FtsX-like permease family protein has translation MGLSAPVRDVAGLCLPDPRHRGARRRSVPRVGDRRGRPRGGQAGSGSAVGALAAGRVILPLVTKNLRRHPVRTGLVVLGIAVAAALLLDMVMLSGGMERSFSQMLLSRGFQIRLSPKGTLPFDTEATIANITPVLAGLAADPDIETAGPVVAGSIHTPSGDSLVTLVGYGVDPEGQGLYQLERGADLGSSDTTGVLVSAPVVVAIGWQVGDTVTVLGRLDPQSAQAAVELRLVVRGVVRWLYDARGQRSVGVNFRVMQQLGRFPDRDVASMVMIKIKDGADVEAAATRITAAYPTIGVNSVAAMVVRFRTRLAYFQQLSLILATISLVVGVLLVGTILTIAVNERSGEIAVLRAIGFRRVRIVRLVMTEGAVLTVVGAGLGVGLGLVTARYLDAILTSFPGLPAAISFFVPDQRSITIASISVLLSGILAAAYPAWLAARLPVAEALRADAE, from the coding sequence TTGGGTCTATCAGCGCCGGTTCGAGACGTCGCTGGTCTTTGCCTACCTGACCCCCGACATCGTGGCGCTCGGCGTCGGTCTGTCCCTCGTGTTGGGGATCGGCGCGGGCGCCCTCGCGGCGGCCAGGCTGGTTCGGGCTCGGCCGTTGGCGCTCTGGCGGCGGGCCGCGTGATCCTCCCGCTCGTCACCAAAAACCTTCGCCGCCATCCGGTTCGGACCGGCCTGGTGGTGTTAGGCATCGCGGTAGCCGCGGCACTCTTGCTCGACATGGTCATGCTCTCGGGCGGGATGGAGCGGTCGTTCAGCCAAATGCTCTTGAGCCGGGGATTTCAGATCCGGCTCTCGCCGAAGGGCACCTTGCCCTTCGACACTGAAGCCACCATCGCCAACATCACCCCAGTCCTCGCGGGCTTGGCCGCCGATCCCGACATCGAAACCGCCGGCCCGGTGGTGGCCGGCTCGATTCACACCCCGTCGGGTGACAGCCTGGTCACCCTGGTCGGCTATGGTGTCGATCCGGAGGGGCAGGGCCTCTATCAGCTGGAACGGGGAGCCGATCTCGGATCCTCGGACACCACCGGCGTCTTGGTGAGCGCGCCCGTCGTCGTCGCCATCGGTTGGCAGGTCGGCGATACCGTCACCGTCTTGGGCCGCCTCGATCCGCAGTCGGCGCAAGCGGCAGTCGAGCTGCGGCTCGTGGTCAGGGGCGTGGTCCGCTGGCTCTATGACGCCCGGGGCCAGCGCTCGGTCGGGGTCAATTTTCGGGTCATGCAGCAGCTCGGCCGGTTTCCCGACCGTGACGTGGCCTCGATGGTCATGATCAAGATTAAGGACGGCGCCGACGTCGAGGCCGCCGCCACCCGGATCACGGCGGCCTATCCGACCATCGGGGTCAACAGTGTCGCGGCCATGGTGGTCCGGTTTCGAACCCGCCTCGCCTATTTCCAACAACTCTCGTTGATTCTCGCGACCATTAGCCTCGTGGTCGGCGTGTTGCTGGTGGGAACCATCCTGACCATCGCCGTCAACGAGCGGAGCGGTGAGATCGCGGTGCTCCGGGCCATTGGGTTTCGGCGGGTCCGGATTGTCCGGCTGGTGATGACCGAAGGCGCCGTCCTCACGGTCGTGGGTGCGGGGCTGGGCGTTGGCCTCGGACTGGTGACGGCGCGATACCTCGATGCCATCTTGACCTCGTTCCCCGGGCTTCCGGCGGCGATTTCGTTCTTCGTGCCCGATCAACGGAGTATCACCATCGCGTCGATTAGCGTCCTGCTCTCGGGCATCTTGGCCGCGGCCTACCCGGCTTGGCTGGCCGCGCGGTTGCCGGTGGCCGAGGCGCTCAGGGCGGATGCGGAGTGA